From Phragmites australis chromosome 5, lpPhrAust1.1, whole genome shotgun sequence, a single genomic window includes:
- the LOC133918920 gene encoding uncharacterized protein LOC133918920 codes for MIMTSEDGDILALLSEPSLTEEKLEASESDNILPAILEAIKSNEKAVELSPEEAAWADSCFLQTSELSDDDWGLMRNVLLDALDKPMESPYDTSEAVHDHAISEASLHAENVFHHDDVHMEQRDNSDDDKDSTQACEFADVIRGADEHGKKMDSYAAKPEASDELASPEVLEQTDSRDSIFKVWDLELSFSDDDGELELIKDLNKLLEEKDSPPQVVHPPPEDAAKHLSQINIDELVAGLSDLSIQQTSE; via the coding sequence ATGATCATGACTTCTGAAGATGGAGACATCTTGGCTCTTCTGTCAGAACCAAGTCTAACAGAAGAGAAACTTGAGGCTTCTGAATCTGATAATATTTTGCCTGCTATTCTGGAAGCCATTAAATCAAATGAGAAGGCAGTTGAACTTTCGCCCGAGGAGGCTGCCTGGGCTGATTCATGTTTCCTGCAGACTTCTGAACTGTCAGATGATGACTGGGGATTAATGAGGAATGTCTTGCTTGATGCCCTTGATAAGCCCATGGAAAGTCCCTATGATACTTCTGAAGCTGTGCATGACCATGCAATCTCGGAGGCATCTCTCCATGCTGAAAATGTTTTTCATCATGACGATGTGCACATGGAGCAAAGGGACAATAGCGACGATGACAAGGATAGTACTCAAGCTTGTGAATTTGCTGATGTGATTAGAGGTGCAGATGAACATGGTAAGAAAATGGATAGTTATGCAGCAAAACCTGAGGCCAGTGATGAGTTGGCTTCACCTGAAGTTCTTGAGCAGACAGATTCGAGAGATTCTATCTTTAAGGTTTGGGATCTGGAGCTGTCTTTTTCTGACGATGATGGTGAGCTTGAACTCATAAAGGATCTGAATAAACTCCTCGAGGAGAAGGACAGCCCTCCACAGGTTGTACATCCACCTCCCGAGGATGCAGCCAAGCATTTGAGCCAGATAAACATCGATGAACTTGTGGCGGGCTTGAGTGACTTGTCGATACAGCAAACCAGTGAGTAA